A segment of the Fusarium oxysporum f. sp. lycopersici 4287 chromosome 4, whole genome shotgun sequence genome:
TTTTGGAGTCATCTTTCCAGAATGCAGGTGGGCGCATCATGCTATTTGCCGGAGGCCCTGCTACTGAAGGCCCTGGCATGGTCGTGGGACCCGAGTTGAGAGAGCCTATTCGATCCCACCATGATATTGATCGAGACAACGTTAAGTATTACAAAAAGGCTCTGAAGGTGTGTCATTCAGCACTTCCACTCTTTTGAACTCATTCTGATGGTCTCATCATAGTTTTACGAAAACTTGGCCAAACGAACAGCACACAATGGTCACATCATTGACATTTTTGCTGGTTGTCTGGATCAGGTCGGTCTCCTTGAAATGAAGGGCTTATGCAATTCAACCGGTGGTCATATGATTTTGACTGATAGCTTCACTTCTTCTATGTTCAAACAATCTTTTGTGCGAATCTTTGAGAaggatggcgatgataaTCTACTCATGGGTTTCAACGCAGTGTTGGAAGTTCTGACCACAAAGGAACTGAAGGTCACAGGTCTCATTGGACACGCAGTCTctctcaacaagaagtcGATCTCTGTGGGCGAGACTGAATGTGGAATTGGCAACACATGTTCTTGGAAGATGTGCGGTATCGACCCCAAATCGAGCTACGGAATCTACTTTGAGATTGCCGGTCAAGGTCCTGCCACACATCAACAAGCACCGCAGAAGGGCATGATGCAGTTCCTGACGTACTATCAGCACTCATCGGGCCAGTTCCACCTCCGCGTCACGACTGTCGCCCGCAACCTGAGTAGCCCTGCTGGGGACCCAGCAATCGCGCAGTCCTTCGACCAAGAGGCCGCCGCTGTCCTTATGTCACGAATTGCTGTGTTCAAGGCCGAGGTCGATGATGGCCCTGATGTCCTACGCTGGGTTGACAGGATGTTGATTCGTCTCTGCTCCAGATTCGCGGACTACAGGAAAGATGATCCTTCATCCTTCCGACTGGAGAAGAACTTCACGTTATACCCCCAGTTCATGTTCCATCTCAGACGAAGCCAGTTCCTGCAGGTTTTCAACAACTCTCCTGATGAAACAGCCTTCTACCGTCACGTGCTCAACCATGAAGATGTCAGCAACTCACTCGTGATGATTCAGCCAACCCTGGACTCCTACACCTTCGACCAGGATGGCGGCCAGCCAGTTCTTTTGGACTCTGCC
Coding sequences within it:
- a CDS encoding protein transporter SEC23, which translates into the protein MDYETLKEQWSEVEDRDGVRLSWNVFPSSRMEASRLVVPIGALYTPLKEKPDTPLLHFEPVTCKQPCRSVLNPFCQVDVRARVWICPFCLSRNQLPPHYKDITANAIPPELHPANTTIEYRLSRPAPAPPIFLYVVDMCQEADSLASLKESLVMSLSLLPENALVGLITYGTMAHVHEIGYEECAKSYVFRGSKEYAAKQVQEMLGLSSSGVRPGMQPQPGRPFPAGPASRFLLPVQQAEFQLTKALESLQKDPWPVANDRRNLRCTGVALSVAVGLLESSFQNAGGRIMLFAGGPATEGPGMVVGPELREPIRSHHDIDRDNVKYYKKALKFYENLAKRTAHNGHIIDIFAGCLDQVGLLEMKGLCNSTGGHMILTDSFTSSMFKQSFVRIFEKDGDDNLLMGFNAVLEVLTTKELKVTGLIGHAVSLNKKSISVGETECGIGNTCSWKMCGIDPKSSYGIYFEIAGQGPATHQQAPQKGMMQFLTYYQHSSGQFHLRVTTVARNLSSPAGDPAIAQSFDQEAAAVLMSRIAVFKAEVDDGPDVLRWVDRMLIRLCSRFADYRKDDPSSFRLEKNFTLYPQFMFHLRRSQFLQVFNNSPDETAFYRHVLNHEDVSNSLVMIQPTLDSYTFDQDGGQPVLLDSASIQPTHILLLDTFFHILIFHGETIAEWRKAGYQDQEGYENFAGLLEQPKEDARVSSPSATLNLLLTRPGSHH